The following nucleotide sequence is from Nocardioides eburneiflavus.
GCGCCGGGCTGTCCGGCGTCGCCTGCGCCCGCGAGCTGAAGGCCGCAGGCATCGGCGTACGCCTCGTCGACCGCGGCCACGTGCCCGGCGGGAGGATGGCGTCGCGGACCCTGTGGGAGCGCCGCGTCGACCTGGGCGCCTCCTACTTCACCGTGTCGGACGCCGGGTTCGGCGCCGTCGTCGACGACTGGGCCGGCCGTGGGCTGGCCCGCGAGTGGACCGACACGTTCACCGTCCTCGGCGACGGGGCGCGCGACTCGACGCGCGGGCCGATGCGGTGGGGTGCGACGCGCGGGCTGCGGTCACTGGTCGAGGACCTCGCCTCGGGCCTGGCGGCCGAGCGGCGAGAGGTCGAGTCGCTGGAGGAGATCGACGCGGACGTCGTCGTGCTGGCCATGCCGGACCCGCAGGCCCGGCGCCTCGTGGGTGGGCACCCGGTCGCGCAGTCGCTCGACCGAGAGTGGGAGCCGGTGATCGCCGTGGCCGCCCGCTGGGCCGACCGCAGTTGGGACCTGGACGGGGTCTTCGTCAACGGAGACCCCGACCTCGGCTGGATCGCCGACGACGGTCGTCGCCGCGGTGACGGCGCACCCGTGCTGGTCGCCCACACGACTCCCGCGCTCGCGGCGCGCCACCTCGAGGACCCGGCCGGCGCCGCTCCGGACGTGCTGCGGGCGTTGAGGCGGATCCTCGACCTCGGCGAGCCCGAGGACGTCCACCTCCACCGCTGGACGTACGCCCGCCCCGTCGGCGAGCGCAGGGACCCCTTCGCGCTCGTCGACGGCGACCGGCTGGTCGGTGTCTGCGGCGACGGCTGGGGCGTGACGCCCAAGGTCG
It contains:
- a CDS encoding NAD(P)/FAD-dependent oxidoreductase, giving the protein MSDRGDVVVVGAGLSGVACARELKAAGIGVRLVDRGHVPGGRMASRTLWERRVDLGASYFTVSDAGFGAVVDDWAGRGLAREWTDTFTVLGDGARDSTRGPMRWGATRGLRSLVEDLASGLAAERREVESLEEIDADVVVLAMPDPQARRLVGGHPVAQSLDREWEPVIAVAARWADRSWDLDGVFVNGDPDLGWIADDGRRRGDGAPVLVAHTTPALAARHLEDPAGAAPDVLRALRRILDLGEPEDVHLHRWTYARPVGERRDPFALVDGDRLVGVCGDGWGVTPKVETAWLSGTRLGRALAERLSAAGAPST